Part of the Lysobacter enzymogenes genome is shown below.
GCCGGGCGATGGATCGCGCGGCGCGCCGTGGCGTAGCGCCCGCGCTGTCGCGCTGCGGCCGCTTGCGCCGCGATGTTTCCGCCCGGCGCTCGAACTCGATGGCCGGGCGCGATGCGAGAGCTCGATCGCGCGGCCCGCGCTTCGGCGCCGATGTTCGGCCCCGACTTGACGGCCGACGTTTCGGCTCCGTCCTCCGCGCTCGCTGTCGCAGTTTCGAATCCGGCAAACGCCGGCAAATGTCGGCGAATCCGCAACGCCGCCGGTCGGCCGAAGCGAGCGCCCTCGCATCCGGGGCTTGCATCCGCGCGCCGTCGCGGAGAGGATGCGGCCTCGGCTTTCGGGGAGGCCCGCATCGATGGATTTGCTGACGCTCGACCATTTCGCTCCGCACGTGAACGAAACCTACGCCGCCCAGATCAACGACGGCGAAGTGCCGTTCGTGCTGGTCGAAGCGCGCGCGCTGGGCACCAGCCCGCAGCCGATGGCGGCGCGCGCGCCGTTCTCGCTGCTGTTCCGCAACGGCTCCTCGTTCCTGTTTCCGCAGCAGATCTATCTGATGCGCCACGCCTCGATCGGCGAGGTCGGCATCTTCCTGGTCCCGGTCGCGCGCGAGCGCGAGGGCTTCCTGTACCAGGCCGTGTTCAACTGAAGCCGGCGCGGCGGCCGTGCGCCGCCTTCGCGCCGCCGCGCAGCGCGCAGCCTGTGTCATCGGCCTGCGCTGGCGCGCTGCATCCCGCCGCGTCGCGGCGGGAATTCAACGCAAATCCGCTTCCCAGCGCATCAACGCGTGCGTCGGCAGGGTTTCGGCCACGGCGAATCCCAGCCGCTCGTACAGACGGCGCGCGCCGTGGTTGCCGTGCTCCACGTGCAGGCGCATGCCGCGTCCGCGCGCGTGGGCCTCGTCCTGGGCCCAGCGGATCAGCGCGCCGCCGAGGCCGTCGCCGCGCATCGCCGCGTCCAGGGTGATGTCGATCAACAGGTGCTCGGGCGCGTTGCGCTGCAGGTAGATGCGGCCGGCCGGGACGCCGTCGCGTTCCACCACCAGGAAATCGGCGCGTTCGTAATGGCGCACGTAGTGCAGGTGCTGCATCGCGAACTGCTGGTCGAGGAACGCCGCCAGCGCTTGCGGCGGCCAGCCCATCGGCGCGAACTCGTGCGCGCGCAGTTGCCGGTACAGCGCGCGCAGCCAGCCGATGTCGGCGTCGACCGCGTGGCGCAAACCGATCCCGCGCCCCTCCAGGAGCGCGGGAAGGTCCAGGTGGCCGGCGCGCGGCGGCGGGAACGCCAGCGCGGGCGGCTGCGGAATCGCGGCGTGCATGTTCATCCGAACGCCGGGAACACGCCTTGCAACGCGATGCAGAAGTTCATCGCCAGATAGGGCTGGCGGTTCTCGTGCGGCTGGCCGCCGCCCATCGGTTGCAGCACGGTCGGGGCCAACGGCGCGTTGGCGGCGTTGGAGGCCACGAACGCGTTCATGCTCGGCGAGCCCAGCGAATTGTTGTTGGACGGCGAGGCCGCCTTCTTGGTGTCGGTGGGCTGGTTGTAGACGTTCAACGAATGCGAGTGCGCCGGCATCTGGTTGAGGTTCAGCGTGACCGAATTGACGCCGAACGGCTCGCCGGCGCTGTGCGGCGTCAGCCCGGGCCCGTTGCCCTGGTTGGTGGCGGCGCGGTTGACGAAGTTCGGCAACTGGAAAGTGGTCTGGCCGTTGCCGCCGTACTGGGTGCCGAGCAGCGAGAACAGCGCGGTGTTCTGCTGGATCGCCATCGTGGCGCCGTTGCACGCGGCCCAGCCGCGCGGCGCGAAGTTGAAGCCGAATACCTGGATTTGGGCGATGAAAGGTTCGGTCATGGGTAGATCCTCGATCTGCGGCCCGTCGCAGCGTTGTCGCCGGCGCGGGCCAGGGAATGCGGAAAGTCAGCCCTGCGACGGGTAGATGCCGTAGGCGGCGATGCAGTACTGCACGGTCAGGGTCGGCATCTGGTTCTCGTGC
Proteins encoded:
- a CDS encoding DUF6916 family protein, giving the protein MDLLTLDHFAPHVNETYAAQINDGEVPFVLVEARALGTSPQPMAARAPFSLLFRNGSSFLFPQQIYLMRHASIGEVGIFLVPVAREREGFLYQAVFN
- a CDS encoding GNAT family N-acetyltransferase, with product MNMHAAIPQPPALAFPPPRAGHLDLPALLEGRGIGLRHAVDADIGWLRALYRQLRAHEFAPMGWPPQALAAFLDQQFAMQHLHYVRHYERADFLVVERDGVPAGRIYLQRNAPEHLLIDITLDAAMRGDGLGGALIRWAQDEAHARGRGMRLHVEHGNHGARRLYERLGFAVAETLPTHALMRWEADLR
- a CDS encoding phage tail protein, translating into MTEPFIAQIQVFGFNFAPRGWAACNGATMAIQQNTALFSLLGTQYGGNGQTTFQLPNFVNRAATNQGNGPGLTPHSAGEPFGVNSVTLNLNQMPAHSHSLNVYNQPTDTKKAASPSNNNSLGSPSMNAFVASNAANAPLAPTVLQPMGGGQPHENRQPYLAMNFCIALQGVFPAFG